From Solanum lycopersicum chromosome 8, SLM_r2.1, the proteins below share one genomic window:
- the LOC101248997 gene encoding protein ABIL2-like isoform X3 — protein MGNENPFCGANGSQEGSNYDEIFMQHSLQFSDSLKDLKNLRKQLYSAAEYFESSYGENEHKTLVIETLKDYVSKALVSSVDHLGSVACKLNTFLDEKVDEFSTTKLRFSCMEQKLQTCQEIVDRSGLLQQSLIIVTPKQHKRYVNTAAETQPAVPKPRQRNSEQNLCPQEDLQHGDCFPHPFQALPSKPHPSIPKYMKKHSKNSWTDASPNPLNFSFTRVPSNKEVGKRSISPLKFGVKRSGSVNRSVSPLTRFGSAVTRSISPSTSSIKQRRRRKMLVHAK, from the exons ATGGGAAATGAGAATCCATTTTGTGGAGCAAATGGTTCTCAAGAAGGTTCAAATTATGATGAAATCTTCATGCAGCATAGCTTGCAATTTTCTGATAGTTTAAAG GACTTGAAGAATTTAAGGAAACAGTTGTATTCTGCTGCTGAATACTTTGAGTCATCTTATGGAGAAAATGAACACAAAACATT AGTGATAGAGACTTTGAAAGATTATGTGAGTAAAGCTCTAGTTAGTAGTGTGGATCATTTGGGCTCTGTGGCTTGTAAACTAAATACTTTCTTGGATGAAAAAGTTGATGAGTTTTCTACAACCAAGCTTCGATTTTCGTGCATGGAACAG aaattgcAAACATGCCAAGAAATTGTTGATCGAAGTGGCCTTTTGCAACAATCTTTGATAATTGTGACTCCAAAGCAACATAAGCGTTACGTAAATACAG CTGCAGAGACACAACCTGCAGTTCCAAAACCAAGACAAAGAAATAGTGAACAAAACTTGTGTCCTCAAGAGGACTTGCAGCATG GTGATTGTTTTCCTCATCCTTTTCAAGCTCTACCATCAAAGCCTCATCCATCTATTCCAAAGTACAT GAAAAAACATTCCAAGAATTCATGGACAGATGCTTCTCCAAATCCTCTTAACTTCTCATTTACAAGGGTTCCATCCAACAAAGAAGTTG GGAAAAGATCAATTTCACCACTTAAATTTGGTGTCAAGCGTTCTGGATCAGTTAATAGATCAGTTTCTCCTCTCACTCGTTTTGGATCCGCTGTAACCAGATCAATTTCACCCAGCACTTCCAGTATTAAACAGAGG agaagaagaaaaatgctGGTTCATGCTAAGTGA
- the LOC101248997 gene encoding protein ABIL2-like isoform X2, whose translation MGNENPFCGANGSQEGSNYDEIFMQHSLQFSDSLKDLKNLRKQLYSAAEYFESSYGENEHKTLVIETLKDYVSKALVSSVDHLGSVACKLNTFLDEKVDEFSTTKLRFSCMEQKLQTCQEIVDRSGLLQQSLIIVTPKQHKRYVNTETQPAVPKPRQRNSEQNLCPQEDLQHGDCFPHPFQALPSKPHPSIPKYMKKHSKNSWTDASPNPLNFSFTRVPSNKEVGKRSISPLKFGVKRSGSVNRSVSPLTRFGSAVTRSISPSTSSIKQRCPSEPRRAMSMSINPERNSAKDMQEYARKSKNLLTAFLGRHGHAQGSRKAGIPSKYHDDRI comes from the exons ATGGGAAATGAGAATCCATTTTGTGGAGCAAATGGTTCTCAAGAAGGTTCAAATTATGATGAAATCTTCATGCAGCATAGCTTGCAATTTTCTGATAGTTTAAAG GACTTGAAGAATTTAAGGAAACAGTTGTATTCTGCTGCTGAATACTTTGAGTCATCTTATGGAGAAAATGAACACAAAACATT AGTGATAGAGACTTTGAAAGATTATGTGAGTAAAGCTCTAGTTAGTAGTGTGGATCATTTGGGCTCTGTGGCTTGTAAACTAAATACTTTCTTGGATGAAAAAGTTGATGAGTTTTCTACAACCAAGCTTCGATTTTCGTGCATGGAACAG aaattgcAAACATGCCAAGAAATTGTTGATCGAAGTGGCCTTTTGCAACAATCTTTGATAATTGTGACTCCAAAGCAACATAAGCGTTACGTAAATACAG AGACACAACCTGCAGTTCCAAAACCAAGACAAAGAAATAGTGAACAAAACTTGTGTCCTCAAGAGGACTTGCAGCATG GTGATTGTTTTCCTCATCCTTTTCAAGCTCTACCATCAAAGCCTCATCCATCTATTCCAAAGTACAT GAAAAAACATTCCAAGAATTCATGGACAGATGCTTCTCCAAATCCTCTTAACTTCTCATTTACAAGGGTTCCATCCAACAAAGAAGTTG GGAAAAGATCAATTTCACCACTTAAATTTGGTGTCAAGCGTTCTGGATCAGTTAATAGATCAGTTTCTCCTCTCACTCGTTTTGGATCCGCTGTAACCAGATCAATTTCACCCAGCACTTCCAGTATTAAACAGAGG TGTCCATCTGAGCCACGGAGAGCGATGTCAATGTCCATAAACCCGGAAAGAAACAGTGCAAAAGATATGCAAGAATACGCCAGAAAGAGTAAGAATTTACTTACAGCATTTCTTGGTCGTCATGGTCATGCTCAGGGATCAAGAAAGGCAGGTATACCTTCAAAATACCACGATGATAGAATATGA
- the LOC101248997 gene encoding protein ABIL2-like isoform X1 — protein MGNENPFCGANGSQEGSNYDEIFMQHSLQFSDSLKDLKNLRKQLYSAAEYFESSYGENEHKTLVIETLKDYVSKALVSSVDHLGSVACKLNTFLDEKVDEFSTTKLRFSCMEQKLQTCQEIVDRSGLLQQSLIIVTPKQHKRYVNTAAETQPAVPKPRQRNSEQNLCPQEDLQHGDCFPHPFQALPSKPHPSIPKYMKKHSKNSWTDASPNPLNFSFTRVPSNKEVGKRSISPLKFGVKRSGSVNRSVSPLTRFGSAVTRSISPSTSSIKQRCPSEPRRAMSMSINPERNSAKDMQEYARKSKNLLTAFLGRHGHAQGSRKAGIPSKYHDDRI, from the exons ATGGGAAATGAGAATCCATTTTGTGGAGCAAATGGTTCTCAAGAAGGTTCAAATTATGATGAAATCTTCATGCAGCATAGCTTGCAATTTTCTGATAGTTTAAAG GACTTGAAGAATTTAAGGAAACAGTTGTATTCTGCTGCTGAATACTTTGAGTCATCTTATGGAGAAAATGAACACAAAACATT AGTGATAGAGACTTTGAAAGATTATGTGAGTAAAGCTCTAGTTAGTAGTGTGGATCATTTGGGCTCTGTGGCTTGTAAACTAAATACTTTCTTGGATGAAAAAGTTGATGAGTTTTCTACAACCAAGCTTCGATTTTCGTGCATGGAACAG aaattgcAAACATGCCAAGAAATTGTTGATCGAAGTGGCCTTTTGCAACAATCTTTGATAATTGTGACTCCAAAGCAACATAAGCGTTACGTAAATACAG CTGCAGAGACACAACCTGCAGTTCCAAAACCAAGACAAAGAAATAGTGAACAAAACTTGTGTCCTCAAGAGGACTTGCAGCATG GTGATTGTTTTCCTCATCCTTTTCAAGCTCTACCATCAAAGCCTCATCCATCTATTCCAAAGTACAT GAAAAAACATTCCAAGAATTCATGGACAGATGCTTCTCCAAATCCTCTTAACTTCTCATTTACAAGGGTTCCATCCAACAAAGAAGTTG GGAAAAGATCAATTTCACCACTTAAATTTGGTGTCAAGCGTTCTGGATCAGTTAATAGATCAGTTTCTCCTCTCACTCGTTTTGGATCCGCTGTAACCAGATCAATTTCACCCAGCACTTCCAGTATTAAACAGAGG TGTCCATCTGAGCCACGGAGAGCGATGTCAATGTCCATAAACCCGGAAAGAAACAGTGCAAAAGATATGCAAGAATACGCCAGAAAGAGTAAGAATTTACTTACAGCATTTCTTGGTCGTCATGGTCATGCTCAGGGATCAAGAAAGGCAGGTATACCTTCAAAATACCACGATGATAGAATATGA
- the LOC101248997 gene encoding protein ABIL2-like isoform X4 — protein MGNENPFCGANGSQEGSNYDEIFMQHSLQFSDSLKDLKNLRKQLYSAAEYFESSYGENEHKTLVIETLKDYVSKALVSSVDHLGSVACKLNTFLDEKVDEFSTTKLRFSCMEQKLQTCQEIVDRSGLLQQSLIIVTPKQHKRYVNTETQPAVPKPRQRNSEQNLCPQEDLQHGDCFPHPFQALPSKPHPSIPKYMKKHSKNSWTDASPNPLNFSFTRVPSNKEVGKRSISPLKFGVKRSGSVNRSVSPLTRFGSAVTRSISPSTSSIKQRRRRKMLVHAK, from the exons ATGGGAAATGAGAATCCATTTTGTGGAGCAAATGGTTCTCAAGAAGGTTCAAATTATGATGAAATCTTCATGCAGCATAGCTTGCAATTTTCTGATAGTTTAAAG GACTTGAAGAATTTAAGGAAACAGTTGTATTCTGCTGCTGAATACTTTGAGTCATCTTATGGAGAAAATGAACACAAAACATT AGTGATAGAGACTTTGAAAGATTATGTGAGTAAAGCTCTAGTTAGTAGTGTGGATCATTTGGGCTCTGTGGCTTGTAAACTAAATACTTTCTTGGATGAAAAAGTTGATGAGTTTTCTACAACCAAGCTTCGATTTTCGTGCATGGAACAG aaattgcAAACATGCCAAGAAATTGTTGATCGAAGTGGCCTTTTGCAACAATCTTTGATAATTGTGACTCCAAAGCAACATAAGCGTTACGTAAATACAG AGACACAACCTGCAGTTCCAAAACCAAGACAAAGAAATAGTGAACAAAACTTGTGTCCTCAAGAGGACTTGCAGCATG GTGATTGTTTTCCTCATCCTTTTCAAGCTCTACCATCAAAGCCTCATCCATCTATTCCAAAGTACAT GAAAAAACATTCCAAGAATTCATGGACAGATGCTTCTCCAAATCCTCTTAACTTCTCATTTACAAGGGTTCCATCCAACAAAGAAGTTG GGAAAAGATCAATTTCACCACTTAAATTTGGTGTCAAGCGTTCTGGATCAGTTAATAGATCAGTTTCTCCTCTCACTCGTTTTGGATCCGCTGTAACCAGATCAATTTCACCCAGCACTTCCAGTATTAAACAGAGG agaagaagaaaaatgctGGTTCATGCTAAGTGA